AGTTGTTATAACTTCAACTTCCGGGAATTTTTCCCCAATTACTGCCATATTTACCCCTCTTGATTTTTTAAATGCATAGATAAAATTTGAGATTTAGTGGATATATAGATTTTGATATTGATTTTAAAAATAAATTAAAGTTTTTTAGAACAACTTAAGAACTTTATATAAAACTAGGATTATATTTTTAATATTAAAAAAATTTTGAAAATATACCATTTAAGTTTGGGGGTAAGGGAATTTATGATGCCGTTAACTTCGTATCATCCGGTATTTCTTGCGTTAGTGGCAACCCTATTTACTTGGTTAGTGACTGCACTTGGGGCATCTTTAGTATATTTTACAAAAACTGTTAATCGAAAATTGCTTGATATTTCACTAGGGTTTGCCGCAGGAATTATGATTGCCGCAAGTTTTTGGTCGTTACTTGCCCCAGCAATTGAACTTTCGAATAGTATGGATAATTTAACATGGTTTCCTGCAAGTTTTGGTTTTTTAATTGGTGCATTTTTCCTTGCAGGAATTGATAAAATAGTTCCGCATCTTCATATGGGTCAGCCATTAAAAGAAGCAGAAGGTCCCAAAACAACATGGCATAAAAATCGACTTCTTTTATTGGCTGTAACAATCCATAATATTCCAGAAGGGCTTGCTGTGGGAATTGCATTTGGTGCACTTGCTTTAAACATGTCTGCGGATTCTTTAATGGCGGCAATTGTTCTTGCACTAGGTATAGGAATCCAAAATTTTCCAGAAGGAATTGCAGTTAGTTTTCCTTTAAGGGGGGAGGGACTATCGAAAAATAAAAGTTTTTTTTATGGACAACTCTCTGCAATTGTTGAACCTATTGCCGGTGTTTTAGGGGCTTTTTTAATTACTATTTTTACCCCAATACTCCCCTATGCACTAAGTTTCGCTGCTGGAGCAATGATGTTTGTAGTAATTGAAGATATAATTCCAGAATGTCAAAGGGAAGGAAACATCGACAGCGCTGCAATAGCTGCAATTCTTGGTTTCATAGTTATGATGATTTTGGATGTGGCTTTGGGATAATATATATATATAAAAATCATTTAAAACCATTAAAATCTAATTTTAACGTTTAATTGTTCTTCAATTCTTTTTTGTATGGAAAAATATATTAGTTTCTAAAAAATAAATATTATATGGGGGTGAATATTATGGCAAAAGTGTCTCGTGAAATGGTAGAAAATTCGGGCATTAATGTAGACGAACTAGTTGAACTCCTGGTTAAAAACGCTGCTGCTGAATTAACTACCTTTTACTATTATACAATATTAAGAGTTAATTTAATTGGATTAGAGGGTGAAGGCCTTAAGGAAATTGCAGAAACTGCTAGAATAGAAGATAGAAACCATTTTGAAGCGCTTGTTCCAAGAATATATGAATTAGGAGGGGCCCTACCAAAAAATATGAAAGATTTCCACGATATATCCGGATGCCCACCTGCATACCTGCCAGATAATATTAAAGATGTTAATAGCATGATCAAAGTTTTATTGCAGGCAGAACAGTGTGCGGTCAAGCAGTACACAAAAATTTGTAACATGACTGCAGGAAAAGATCACAGAACGTATGACTTGGCTCTTGCAATATTAAATGAAGAAATTCAGCATGAATCCTGGTTTTCAGAATTTTTAGGCGAAGGGCCGTCAGGACACTTCCTTAGAACGGGAAAAACGTCTCCATTTGTATCTAAATTTTTAGAATAACATAACTATATTATTTTTTTATTTTTTTAAAAGCATGTCCTATTTTAAATACTTCGAAATAAAATTCCAATAAAAAATTATTGTTTTTCCAGAAATGGACAAAATTAAAATTACAACAGGTAAATCTTTTGTATGAATATTGTAATACGTTAAATCTTACAGATTCACGATTTTAAAATAGTTTTAACGTAAATTTTAAAAACAGTGTTTCTCATGATGCCACCTATTATATATCTAAAAGCACCTAATTATGAAACAGTTTGAATAGAAACATGGTGAAACTTATGAAAGATGTTACAATTGGGCTATTTGGTGACTTTGCGGATGCTGGGAAAAACATCGCAAAAAAAGGAACTTCAACAGATATTACACTTTACAATCACAAAAATGGCGATGATTCAGCAGTATTTGTCGAACCTACAAGGTACCCAGAAAGAATCCAGCCATTAATATATACTATAAACATGATGGACTATGCACTCGTATTTATTGACGAAATAAAACCTGAAATCGGTGAAACACTCCTAGCTCTCGATTTATTCGGTGTTGAAAGAGGATTTTTAGTAGTTGGCGAATACATTGACATTGAACAGTTGAAAGGAATTATCTCAAATACCTCAATGAAAAACTTCGAAATTTTGGAAAAAGACTACATACAAATCAGAGAAAAAATGATTTCAATTCCAGAAGTTGAAAAAAGTGGCGAATTTGTAAAAATACCAATAGACCACTTCTTTTCAGTAAGGAGTGTTGGTACAGTAATTCTCGGAAAAGTAGACAAAGGAACTGTTTCTGTGCATGATAACTTAAGGATATACCCGACAAACAACAAAGCAATGGTAAAAAGTATTCAGGTACACGATAGGGACGTAAAAGAAGCTAAAACTAATTCAAGAGTTGGACTTTCATTGAAAGGAATCAGCACTGAAGACTTGGATAGGGGAATGATTCTTTCAAACGGCGAATTGAATGTTTCTGATGTAATTGAACTTGAAATGAAATGGAACCCGTACATGAATAAAGAAGTTGCTGTTGGTGAAGGATACCAAATTATCGTTGGACTTCAAACTGTAAGCTGTAAAATTGAAGAGAAAAACGGAAATAAATTAAAATTAAAGCTGTTAAAACCTGTTGCATTTGAAAAAGGAGATAAATTTATAATGTTAGATGGAAGTGCAAAAATTAGGATTATTGGAATTTCAAAATACGAATAAAATAAAAAATAATTAAAAATATTTCTTTTTTTCAAAAATTTAAAAAAATAAGTTAAGTTCCAATTCGTACGGGTTCTGAAAGATCCTTTATTAATTGAATAGCTGAATATGCTGCAAGTGCAGACGTTTTTGGATTGTCTTTGCAAGGATTATTTTCTACACACGTTTTTATAGTTCCAATTGAACCTTTAACCAAAATTTCATGCCGATTTACCATTAAATTAGGATCTGCAATGATTTTTACTTTTGCAGGGTACTTTGATGCAAGAGATAAAACGACAGAAACATTGATATTTTGTGGAAATTTCGAAATTGCTTCGAAAACGGTTCCTTCAAAAACCACTTTTGGATCCATTATATCATCAGTATTTAATCCCTGTTCTTCGAGAGCACTTTTTAAGCCGTGAACAGGTTTTGTTGTAGTTAACGTAACTTCTGAAATTTTACCAAGTGACCCAGATTTTACAGCATCTATTCCTGCAATTGCACCTGAAGGTATGTATATCTTTCTTCCAAGTTTTTCTGCAAGTTTATAAAGCTTTAAAAATAGATCTTTGTCTGCAAATGCGCCTACACTCATCACTATAACATCTTTGTCATTATTTAGTGATTTTATAACTGTATCTTCAACTGCAGTTACTGAAGCACATTCTACAATCAAATCAAGATCTTTTGAAACCAGTTCATCGAGAGATCTGCAAAAATCAGCTCCTGTTTCCATCGCAAGTTTTTCTGCTTTTTCCAAGTTCCCATCGTAAAAAGCCAAAACTTCTGCCTTGTTAAGTCTGTCTGACATTAAAGCCTTGGTGATTAGTGAAGCAATTGCTCCACAACCCACTACACCTATTTTCAACATTTTAATCTCGACTTGGTTATTAATTAAAATCTGCCTGTGATTGGAGGCTTTATCAAAATAATATTTCCTATTGCTGAAATTAAATTAAATGGCAATACTACTTTTTTCGTAGGATCATCGATATTTTCGCTTAAACATCCGCTTGAAACATCTGTAATAACAATACCGCTTATTGCAGCCTTATCAGTATCAACCATGGCGTCGTAAACTTTACCAACATATATAGCATCTGTAGTGTATATTTTTTTGTTCAACAAGTCACTAATTTTAATTGCCATATTACTCCTCCCGTTAAATTCTT
This DNA window, taken from Methanococcus maripaludis, encodes the following:
- a CDS encoding PRC-barrel domain-containing protein produces the protein MAIKISDLLNKKIYTTDAIYVGKVYDAMVDTDKAAISGIVITDVSSGCLSENIDDPTKKVVLPFNLISAIGNIILIKPPITGRF
- the dps gene encoding DNA protection during starvation protein: MAKVSREMVENSGINVDELVELLVKNAAAELTTFYYYTILRVNLIGLEGEGLKEIAETARIEDRNHFEALVPRIYELGGALPKNMKDFHDISGCPPAYLPDNIKDVNSMIKVLLQAEQCAVKQYTKICNMTAGKDHRTYDLALAILNEEIQHESWFSEFLGEGPSGHFLRTGKTSPFVSKFLE
- a CDS encoding EF-Tu/IF-2/RF-3 family GTPase; translation: MKDVTIGLFGDFADAGKNIAKKGTSTDITLYNHKNGDDSAVFVEPTRYPERIQPLIYTINMMDYALVFIDEIKPEIGETLLALDLFGVERGFLVVGEYIDIEQLKGIISNTSMKNFEILEKDYIQIREKMISIPEVEKSGEFVKIPIDHFFSVRSVGTVILGKVDKGTVSVHDNLRIYPTNNKAMVKSIQVHDRDVKEAKTNSRVGLSLKGISTEDLDRGMILSNGELNVSDVIELEMKWNPYMNKEVAVGEGYQIIVGLQTVSCKIEEKNGNKLKLKLLKPVAFEKGDKFIMLDGSAKIRIIGISKYE
- a CDS encoding aspartate dehydrogenase, giving the protein MLKIGVVGCGAIASLITKALMSDRLNKAEVLAFYDGNLEKAEKLAMETGADFCRSLDELVSKDLDLIVECASVTAVEDTVIKSLNNDKDVIVMSVGAFADKDLFLKLYKLAEKLGRKIYIPSGAIAGIDAVKSGSLGKISEVTLTTTKPVHGLKSALEEQGLNTDDIMDPKVVFEGTVFEAISKFPQNINVSVVLSLASKYPAKVKIIADPNLMVNRHEILVKGSIGTIKTCVENNPCKDNPKTSALAAYSAIQLIKDLSEPVRIGT
- a CDS encoding ZIP family metal transporter; amino-acid sequence: MMPLTSYHPVFLALVATLFTWLVTALGASLVYFTKTVNRKLLDISLGFAAGIMIAASFWSLLAPAIELSNSMDNLTWFPASFGFLIGAFFLAGIDKIVPHLHMGQPLKEAEGPKTTWHKNRLLLLAVTIHNIPEGLAVGIAFGALALNMSADSLMAAIVLALGIGIQNFPEGIAVSFPLRGEGLSKNKSFFYGQLSAIVEPIAGVLGAFLITIFTPILPYALSFAAGAMMFVVIEDIIPECQREGNIDSAAIAAILGFIVMMILDVALG